ATGTAGTCTTCAACGGCATCAAACAGCTGGGGGCCAAGCAGCGGACTGCATTCCACGGTGCAGTTCAATTTGCCTTCGACCATGGCTTCGAATGCGCCGCGAACACCATCGATAGATACGATGATGATATCTTTTCCAGGCTTCATTCCATACTCTTCAATGGCCTGAATGGCACCAATGGCCATATCGTCATTATGAGCATACAGAACATTGATTTTGTCGCCTTCGGCTTTCAAAAAGGCTTCCATAACCTGTTTGCCGCCCGAACGGGTAAAATCGCCGCTCTGTGTCTTGATGACTTTCATACCCGGATAATCTTTAATCACTTCCATGAAACCATTCTGACGATCAATCGCCGGAGCGGAACCTACCGTGCCCTGAAGTTCGACGATGTTCACATCGGTGTGCCCTTCATCGATCAGCCAATTCGCCGCGCGACGACCTTCTTCCACAAAGTCTGAACCCATAAAGCATTGCCACAGCGTGTCATCCTGAACATCCACGGCACGGTCACTAAGAATGACCGGAATACCCGCTTCTTTGGCTTCCTGCAGTACCGCTTCAAATCCCGTTTCCACCACAGGAGAAAAAGCAATCACATCCACACCCTGTGCAATAAAATTGCGAATGGCTTTGATCTGATTTTCCTGTTTCTGCTGCGCATCAGAGAATTTCAATTTAATGTTAGGACGTTTGGCTGCTTCGCTTTGAATTGACTTCGTATTAGCTACCCGCCAGGCACTTTCGGCACCGATCTGAGAAAAACCGACCACAATAGGTTTATCTTTCGCCTGTGCCACTACTGCTGCCAGGCATGCCATTGCCATTGCCATGAATAACTTCTTCATATCCGTTCCTTTTCGTTCGTTTTAGTCGTTTATACTACAATAGTTCTACATTGACACGGTTTCTAAAGGCAGAGTTCGTGCCATTTTTTGCGTTAACGACAACGTTTTGCTAACATTAATTATAACAACAATTTACAAAACACAAAAAAATGCAATTTGACATATCTCACCACGACGTTGTAGAACAAATACACACACGTGTTCCCGTTGTGAGTAAAAAGGAAACACCTTACATGAATAAATCGATCCTGATCATTGATGATAACGAAAAGCTGTGCCGCAGCCGCTGCATGAACTTTACGCAGCTGGGATTTAAAGCAGTCTACCAGTGTAACGGAACCATGGCACTGCAATCTCTGGCCAGCGACACACCGGACATTGCACTACTGGATGTAGCCCTCGGGGAGGAGGACGGCTTAGCCATTTTGAAAGAAATAAAAATGCAGAACGCCACACTTCCGGTGATTATGATTACCGGATTCGGTACCATCAAAACAGCTGTTGACGCCATCAAAGCGGGAGCCTTTGACTACGTTCAGAAACCGCTTGAATTCAATAAGCTTCTGATCATCGTGGAAAACGCGATCAAAAAATGCAATCAGGCACAAAAAAGCCATGATACCGGCAATACCATTTTTCGCATGACGCAAAATATCGTCACAGCCAACGCACAGATGATTGAAATATGCAACAAAACAGAGCGGCTAGCCAATACCATGTTCCCGCTGCTCATTCAGGGAGAAAGCGGAACGGGAAAAGAAGGTATGGCGGAATTTATTCACAGCCGATCAGCGCGCAGCGACATGAAGCTGCTAAAAATCAACTGCGCAGCTTTTTCTGAAAACCTGCTGGACAACGAACTCTTTGGTCATGAAAAAGGGGCCTATACCGGTGCCCACAGCCAGTTTCAAGGGGTCTTCGAAAAGGCCGACGGCGGAACACTGCTACTGGATGAAATCGGCGATATGTCACTGGCTACGCAAGCAAAAATATTGCGCGCACTGCAAAATCATGAAATTCGCCGTATCGGATCATCGCAAACGTACAAGGTGGACGTGCGGTTTATTGCGTCCACAAACAAGGATCTGAAGGAGCTGATTCGGCAGGATTTATTTCGTGAAGATCTGTACTATCGACTGTCCACCGCAACCATCCATCTGCCCCCTTTAAAAGAGCGCAAAGACGATATCCCCCTGCTTGTGACAACGTTCCTCAAGGAATTCAATGAAGATGCGGGCGGGCGGACAATGACCACCAGCACCGATTTTATGGATAAAATAATGGATTATGACTGGCCCGGTAATATCCGCGAATTGAAAAACACCATAAACTACGCCGCAGCAATCTGTACACGGGACACCATCACGGCAGAAGAACTGCCTCCGTTATTCCATTGCCTGGACACACCAACAGGTCATAGAGCACTTAAAACCAATGAGCGCAAACTCATCGAAGCAACCCTGCAGCAAACCAATTACAACAAGAAAAAAACGGCAGAACTTCTCCAGATCAGCCGAAAAACACTCTATAATAAGCTGGAACGCTACGGGTTGCTATGATCAAACAAAATATTCCCATCGTTGAACTGCATAAAATCAGCTGCGCATGCGATGGCCACGAGGTCTTAAGCAACATATCCCTCAAACTCTACGCCGGAAAAATTCACGCCATCGTCGGAGATCATGGATCCGGAAAATCCTATATCTGCGATATCCTTTCTGGCGTCATCCATCCCTGCTCCGGCGAACTGTACCTGAATGGACAGATCTCGTCGCCATTGAACATTCTCAAGGCTCAGAAACGGGGCATTCAAACCATATTTCAAGATTTCAACCTCATCCAGAATTTTACAGTAGCAGAAAACCTGTACACGCCCGACATCCACGGAAAACCCCTGCCGTTCAATAAAAAGAAAATGCAGGCCGACGGTACGGCCGTCCTTAAACAGTACGGGTTATCCATCAAGGCAGAAACCCGCTATAAAGATCTCACCCTTTCAGAAAAAATACTCATCAACATCATCCGCGCTCTGATTCGCTGCCCCAAATTGCTCATTCTTGATGAAACACTGGAAAAACTGTCCGCCGCCGATCTAAAAACCATCAACGAACTATTGCGTAAGGAAACACAGAGGGGACTGTCCGTGCTATGTTCCTCGCATAAAATCGATGACATTTATAACTTCGCCCATTCCGTGACCATCATCCGGAACGGTCAGATCTTTCTCACCGATTCCATCGACAACATTGATCGCATCAATCTGATCAAACTCTGTTATGCTCAGCTGAGTGACACCTCCGACGTAACAGATATTAGCCGCGAATTCTATCAGCTACTGAAATACAACGAAGCCATTCTACAAAAACTGCCCATCAATCTCATCGTAACAGACGATATGAACCGCATAAAAATGGTAAATGACGCCGGGAAAAAATACTTTCATATCGATTCACAATCCTTTCGAGACAAAGATATTTCCTCTCTCTTCGGAA
The sequence above is drawn from the Spartobacteria bacterium genome and encodes:
- a CDS encoding ABC transporter substrate-binding protein, whose product is MKKLFMAMAMACLAAVVAQAKDKPIVVGFSQIGAESAWRVANTKSIQSEAAKRPNIKLKFSDAQQKQENQIKAIRNFIAQGVDVIAFSPVVETGFEAVLQEAKEAGIPVILSDRAVDVQDDTLWQCFMGSDFVEEGRRAANWLIDEGHTDVNIVELQGTVGSAPAIDRQNGFMEVIKDYPGMKVIKTQSGDFTRSGGKQVMEAFLKAEGDKINVLYAHNDDMAIGAIQAIEEYGMKPGKDIIIVSIDGVRGAFEAMVEGKLNCTVECSPLLGPQLFDAVEDYMAGKPLPKRVVTEEGVFPQEVAAEVIDSRVY
- a CDS encoding sigma-54-dependent Fis family transcriptional regulator, producing the protein MQFDISHHDVVEQIHTRVPVVSKKETPYMNKSILIIDDNEKLCRSRCMNFTQLGFKAVYQCNGTMALQSLASDTPDIALLDVALGEEDGLAILKEIKMQNATLPVIMITGFGTIKTAVDAIKAGAFDYVQKPLEFNKLLIIVENAIKKCNQAQKSHDTGNTIFRMTQNIVTANAQMIEICNKTERLANTMFPLLIQGESGTGKEGMAEFIHSRSARSDMKLLKINCAAFSENLLDNELFGHEKGAYTGAHSQFQGVFEKADGGTLLLDEIGDMSLATQAKILRALQNHEIRRIGSSQTYKVDVRFIASTNKDLKELIRQDLFREDLYYRLSTATIHLPPLKERKDDIPLLVTTFLKEFNEDAGGRTMTTSTDFMDKIMDYDWPGNIRELKNTINYAAAICTRDTITAEELPPLFHCLDTPTGHRALKTNERKLIEATLQQTNYNKKKTAELLQISRKTLYNKLERYGLL
- a CDS encoding ATP-binding cassette domain-containing protein, which gives rise to MIKQNIPIVELHKISCACDGHEVLSNISLKLYAGKIHAIVGDHGSGKSYICDILSGVIHPCSGELYLNGQISSPLNILKAQKRGIQTIFQDFNLIQNFTVAENLYTPDIHGKPLPFNKKKMQADGTAVLKQYGLSIKAETRYKDLTLSEKILINIIRALIRCPKLLILDETLEKLSAADLKTINELLRKETQRGLSVLCSSHKIDDIYNFAHSVTIIRNGQIFLTDSIDNIDRINLIKLCYAQLSDTSDVTDISREFYQLLKYNEAILQKLPINLIVTDDMNRIKMVNDAGKKYFHIDSQSFRDKDISSLFGKNNEALIHLFCNAFLNGKETVYYNVPLHLNGLKTVINSKTIPIYDGAFLVGNIVILEDISEQEKLREQFHLSEKLASVGLLAAGVAHEINNPLEIIFNHLNYLNMKTPDVELKGVIGEIEEEMRDIRTIVSNLISFSDNNNASYEQFNLNDLIKSMITLIRFNAKHNNIRIEFESQTSEIIVEASKNEIKQVLLNLLKNSFEAMPQGGIIKIQAGILIEDDRTEATVSIQDNGSGIDKQHIGDIFLPFFSTNKSSGSNLGLGLSVIYGIIKKYKGDITVENLETAGCRFDISLPCYIDR